One genomic region from Streptomyces sp. NBC_01304 encodes:
- a CDS encoding MbtH family protein has translation MTDQPTGTFSEPVHTVVVNHEEQYSLWPAVLPLPDGWRETGTRGSREECLAHIDSVWTDLRPLSIR, from the coding sequence ATGACCGACCAGCCCACCGGCACCTTCTCCGAGCCGGTCCACACCGTCGTCGTCAACCACGAGGAGCAGTACTCGCTCTGGCCGGCCGTGCTGCCGCTGCCCGACGGCTGGCGCGAGACCGGCACCCGTGGCTCGCGCGAGGAGTGCCTGGCCCACATCGACTCGGTCTGGACCGACCTGCGGCCGCTGAGCATCCGCTAG
- a CDS encoding LLM class flavin-dependent oxidoreductase codes for MDMDFSLFYFADGSVGSTDGGRYDLLLDGARFADTHGFSAVWTPERHFHPFGGLYPNPSVTGAAVAAVTERVAIRAGSVVAPLHHPVRIAEEWSVVDNISGGRAGISLASGWNAVDFALRPEGYADRKNAVLEAVDQVRALWRGEPLQVTDGAGNPAEVRIHPRPVQAELPVWVTSAGGPETFRAAGRAGAGVLTHLLGQSLDELAEKIALYRKALADRPDHDGRPGHVALMLHTYIGDDAGQVKETVREPFTAYLKSSFGLIARSATSILQGFDLDKLRDSDIDFLVRRSFDTYYTSSGLFGTVEQASAIVEQARAAGVDELACLIDFGVPSDTVLAGLDRLDALRRATQTGGER; via the coding sequence ATGGACATGGACTTCAGCCTCTTCTACTTCGCGGACGGCAGCGTCGGCTCCACCGACGGCGGGCGCTACGACCTGCTGCTCGACGGTGCCCGGTTCGCCGATACGCACGGCTTCTCGGCGGTGTGGACGCCCGAGCGGCACTTCCATCCGTTCGGCGGGCTCTACCCCAACCCGTCGGTGACCGGTGCCGCGGTCGCGGCCGTCACCGAGCGGGTCGCGATCCGGGCGGGCAGCGTGGTGGCGCCGCTCCACCACCCGGTACGGATCGCCGAGGAGTGGTCGGTCGTCGACAACATCTCCGGCGGCCGGGCCGGCATCTCCCTGGCGTCCGGCTGGAACGCGGTGGACTTCGCGCTGCGCCCCGAGGGCTACGCGGACCGCAAGAACGCCGTCCTGGAGGCGGTGGACCAGGTGCGCGCCCTGTGGCGGGGCGAACCGCTCCAGGTCACCGATGGCGCCGGCAACCCCGCCGAGGTGCGGATCCACCCGAGGCCCGTGCAGGCCGAACTGCCGGTGTGGGTCACGAGCGCAGGCGGCCCGGAGACCTTCCGGGCCGCGGGCCGGGCGGGCGCCGGGGTGCTCACCCACCTGCTGGGGCAGAGCCTCGACGAACTCGCCGAGAAGATCGCCCTCTACCGCAAGGCCCTGGCCGACCGGCCCGACCACGACGGCCGCCCCGGGCATGTCGCGCTGATGCTGCACACCTACATCGGCGATGACGCGGGCCAGGTCAAGGAGACGGTCCGGGAACCCTTCACCGCGTACCTGAAGAGCTCCTTCGGACTGATCGCCCGCTCCGCCACCAGCATTCTGCAGGGCTTCGACCTGGACAAACTCCGGGACTCCGACATCGACTTCCTGGTCCGGCGCTCCTTCGACACGTACTACACGAGCAGCGGTCTGTTCGGCACCGTCGAGCAGGCGTCCGCGATCGTGGAACAGGCGCGGGCCGCCGGCGTCGACGAACTGGCCTGCCTCATCGACTTCGGGGTGCCCTCGGACACGGTGCTCGCCGGGCTCGACCGGCTCGACGCGCTGCGCCGGGCCACGCAGACGGGCGGCGAGCGATGA